The genomic window CGGCGCTCAGCACGTCGTGGTAGCTGGTGCCGCGCGTGCCCCCCAAGAGCTTGTCGCCGTACATGCCGACGTAGAGCCCGCCTTTTCGCTCGTGCACGGGTATGCGCCAGGCCAGCGCCTGCATGCGGGCAACAAGACGGCGCGCGATCTCGGCTCCACGTTCGGAGCGTCCCAACAGGACTGCCACGCTACGCAAGTTCGGGATCAGGGTCCGAAGCCCGCGCATCGAACCTAGGTCGAACACCACGATGCCGACCTCGCGCAGGCGCTCGAGGCTGTCTGCGCGATTGATGCTATTGAGCAGCACCAGATCCGGCGCCAGGGACAGCACCGCCTCGATGTCGAAGAAGTCGGGGGCAACGGGTTTGCCGGAAAACCGGTACGCGAACGCCGGTGGCGCGCTGCCTGCTCCCTTGTAGGCCACTATGCGGTCGGGCTCGCACAGTGCATGCAGCAGGCTGCTTGCGACCAGGCTTGCAGGCATGATGCGCTTGTAGTGCCGCAGCGGCACGAAGCGACCGCTGGCGTCCACGAGGCCCCGCTTGCCCTGGCGCACCACGATCTCGCTGCTCGCCCGAGCTCCGGGCCGCGTCGGGTCGACGAGCGAACCCTGGGCCCCGTAGACGGCAGCCGCCATGCTAGCCGCGAGCGCGAATGCCAGTGCCGTACCGTTGCACCAATTTGTCGCCGCCTTCATGGCTTGTCGGCACGTTGTGTGCACGGCAGCTGTCGATCCCGGATGATTGATCCTGGGGCTTCGCCACGCTCATAGTGGGGAATGGTTCGGCCGGAAACACTCCATGCTGCGCACGCCAGCGACCACATCTGACGCAAGCACTCGTCCACACTCGAGCGGTCGAGCGGGTCCCGGATCGGTTGCTCGCCGAGGCGGTACACGCGAATCGGCCACGTGGCGCGTTTCTGTGCTCGCGCGCGCCGCTGCGCTTCCTCATCCAGCCGCTGCGCTTCCTCATCCATGGGCCAAGGCTAGCACTCCGTAGGCAGTTGGTTTAGACCAGATGCGTGCCATTTGAATGCCCTTTGGTCACGGAGATAGCGCGAGAGGTTCGGAGTCGGTGGCGCGGCTCCTACGCAAACTACACTGCACAGTGTAGTTCAGGCCGACCGCACGTCAAATGGAGTGCCTGGTTCGTTCCCGGTAAGACCCGTGGCCTGTTGCTTCGGTTCGTTGCCGCCTTCATGGCTTATCCACGAGCCGGTAGCCGAGACCCGCGCCGGCCAATAGCTCGACTCCGTAGACTTGGCGCACGGCTGCGCCGGATAGCACCTGCTCGGAGGCTCCGATTGCTACCGGGCGGCCGTAATGAAGCAACAGCGCTCGCTGGCTGTAGCGCAGCACCTCCGAGAGCTGATGCAGGACCACCAGCACGCAGCGGCCCTCGGAGGCCAGCTGTCCCAGCAACTCGTAGAAGCGCAGCGCGTGAGCAACGTCGAGTGATGCCGTTGGCTCGTCGAAACACAGGATGCGAGCGCCGGTGGCGAGCACGCGTGCGAGCATGACCCGCCGCTGCTCGCCAAAAGACAAGCGCGTAAAGGGGCGGGACGCGAAACGGGCCACGTCCACCCGCTTCATCGCCTCCTCGCTGCGCTGGTAGTCTTGCGCTCTCCAGCGGGCCAGCCCCCCGCGATGCGCGTAGCGCCCCTGCAGCACCACGCTCCTTACCGGCAGGGCCGAGCGCAGCGAGGTGTGTTGCGGCACGAGCGCCAGCCGGCGTGCTCGCTCGGGCAGGCTCAGGCCGTCGAGGCGAGTTCCCGAGATGCTGACGCTTCCGGAATAGGGCAGCAGGCCGCATACAGCCCGCAGCAGCGTGCTCTTGCCGGCGCCGTTCGGGCCGACGACAGCGAACACCTCGCCGTACCTGATGCTCAGATCGATCCCATGCACGATGCGCCGGCTGCCGCGGCTCACGCTCAGGCCGGTGACACACAGCGCTTCTTTCGTCTGCGCCATCCCAGCTGCCCGCACTGCCGCGCCCGGCGGCGTACCGTCGCCGGCTTGCGACACCTCAGCCATACAGGACCTCTCTGCGCGAGCGTACGAGCAGCATCAGGAACACAGGCCCTCCGATCAGGCCGGTCACGACGCCCAAGGGAAGCTCGCTTTGGGTGGGCAGCAAGCGGGTCAAGGCATCGCAGCCGACCACGAAGCCACCGCCTGCCAGGACGCACGCTGGCAGCAGCGCTCCGTGCTCCACCCCTACGAAGGGACGCAGCGCGTGCGGGACGATCAACCCCACGAACCCCACGTTGCCGCCGAGGGAAACCGCCGCGGCCGTTAGCACCGCCGTCCAGGCCACGCACCAGAAACGCAGCTGCCGCACGTCTACACCGAGCGACCGAGCCTCGTCCTCGCCCGATAGCATGAGATCGAGCGGTCGCGACCACAGCCAGGCCGCCGCGATGCCAGCAAAAGCCAGGGGGCTGGCCAGCAGCAGGCGCTGCAAGCCCACACCGCTCACGTCCCCGAGCGAAAACGAAATCATGGCTCGGGCAAGCTCCCAGCGCTCCTGGGCAAGGCTCGTGACGAAACCGCCCATGGCAATGAACAAGGCAGACAGCAGAAAACCCGTAAGCAACAACACCACCAGGTCATCGCCTTGACGATGCACCGCAACAAGCACCGCCAGCGCGAGCAAGGACCCGGCAACGCATCCCAGGGGCAGGAGCATCTCCGGAGCGACCTGTCGAGCTACGCCCCTCGCGATGAAGGCCTCCAGCACGAGCAGTGCGGCCTTGCCACCCAGCGCGGCTCCGGCCGTGGTCCCCAGGACCGACGGGCTGGCGAGCGGGTTACGAAACAGCCCCTGCACAACCACTCCACCCGCCGCCAGCGTCGCACCCGCCACAAAGGCCGCGCCCGTGCGCAGCGCCCGCAGGCGTAGCAAGGGCTGCCTCAGCGCTTCATCGGTCAGGTCACCGCTGCCCGCGATCAGCGAGAGCGCGACCGCGACCAGCACGATGGCGGCCAGGAACAGGTAGCTGAAACCGAGCCGGCGGGGCACCGTCACGGCTGACATGTAGCTTTGGTCGTGGAATCAGGCCAGCGTCCTGGAACCCGGGTGCGTGCGTGGGTCAAACGACACCAGCTAGCCAAACACGCGGGCGTGGCCGTGGACGTCACCGGCCATGTTGTCGTCGCCGGGGACTTTGCCGGCGTCCGCCAACCCCGGGAGGTTTCCCGTACCCGGGCTTGACCGAGGGACGTGGCTGCACGAAGCTTCTGCGGCTGAGCCATCCTTGAGCAACGAAGTGACACACCTGCCTGGCCACGTTTGCGGCTCAGTGCCCGCTACGGTGCGGCAGCCTCTCCCGGAGCGCCCGCTCGCGATCGGCATGCTGCTCGCTGCGTTGGGATGCTGCTCGACCGCTGCCCAGGCCACCAATGGCGAGCCCCAGCCTCTCGGGTTGCAGCGCGCGATCCAGTACGCGCTTGCGGGCAATGTTCAGCTCAAGCGGGAGCGCGTTCGCTTCGTCGTGGCGCAGGCCAACACCTACGCGGCACGGGGCTTGTTCGACTTCGTGCTTAGCGTGAACGCCGATTATGCACAGCGGCGCACGCCTCCTGCAGTTAGGGGCGGCCTGAACGCCGGCCTTCGCACGAGCCAGGATCTGAGCCTGAGCCTCACGCGTCCCCTCGAAACGGGGGGCAGTGTTGCGTTGACGCTCGAGGGAGGCCGCGTCGGCAGCGACGTCGCGTTCGATTGCGGGCGAGCCGACCAGACGAAGTGCGCGTTCTACGACAGCCGCTGGAGGCTGAGCTTCAACCATCCGTTGTTGCGAGGACTCGGAGTCGAAGTGGCCATGGCGGAGGTCCGGCGCAGCAAGTTGCAGGAGGATCTCAGTCTGCTGAACCGGCACGCGCGTGCTGTCGTCATCGTGCGGGACGTCGTGCACCATTACTGGGAGATGGCCTACGCGACCCGAGACCTGTCGATCCGCCGCGACGCCTTGATGCTGGCACGGCAGCAGCTGCAGCGGACACGCGCGTTGATCCGCGCAGGTCGCACCGCCCCTTCCGAGGTGGCAGCCGTAGAGCTCGCGATCGCCAACCGCAAGCGCGACGTGGCCCTGGCCGAGCAGACGCTCACGTTACGCGGTTTGGCGTTGCGGCGAGATTTCGGCCTGCAGGCCAAACCGGGTATCTCGTACGTCGTGAGTGAGTCGGCAACGGTGCAGCCCTACCCGCCTGCAGTCCAAGAGCTGATCCAGCTGGCGCTGGCCTTCAGCCCGCAGCTGCAAAGTCTCCGCAAGGGCATCGAGCTCAACGACGTCGACATCCGAACAGCGCTCGCGACGACACGACCCAGGCTCGATTTCGTGGCGTCCCTGGGATCCACCGGGCGTAAGCCGGACATGGCCGACAGCATTGGACAGATGGCCTCGCTCCAGCAATCCACCTGGTCCATGGGTCTCCGGTTCGAGCTGCCGCTGGAAAACCGGCGCGCAAGCGGAGCGCACTGGGCAGCGCTCTGGAATCGCGAGGGCTCGCAGTGGGAGGCAGAGGCATTCGAGCTGGAGCTGCGCGAGTCCGTTGTTCGGACGGCGCTGGAGCTCGAGACTGCCGCGCGCCGCATCGAGCTGGCCGAGGCCGCGGTCAGAGCCGCCCAGCAGAATCTCGCAGCCGAGCAAGCCCGCTTCGGTGCAGGACAGTCCACCAACAACGACGTGCTGCAACGGCAACAAGAGCTCAAGGAGGCGGAGCTAGGGGTGTTGCGGGCAAGCATCGACTGGCTGATCAGCGAGGCGTCGCTCGACGCGCTGAGCGGTCGTCTGCTCGAACGCCTGGGGTTGCGTCTAGAGGGCCTGTAGCTAACTATGGGCAGGTTGTTGTGTGGCGGGTTCTAAGGGCCCGCGGAAGAATAACTCGTCTGTATCGCCGAGGACTGGGCACCGCCGGCGAGGCGCGACGACGAGGAGTATTGGGGATACTGAGCGCTGCCCAAGGACCCCCCAGCTTATGCGTACCTTGGCACCCAGCGTTCGGCCTGATACCAACGCAGGACTTCACGCCAGCCTTCCGAAAACGGGTAGCGGGGTGACCAGCCGAGCTGCCTCAGCTCCGATGCGTCCACGATCAGGTCGTCGTGCAGCAGCGTAAGACCTTCGGGATCCAGGCGCGGCCGGAGCGCAGGCTTTAGGCCATGCTTCCAGACCACCAAGCGCCACGCAGCAAGCGCGAAGGTGTCGGCAGCCTGAGAAGCCACCGGCCGGCTGAACAGGGCCGCCACGCGCCGCAGCATGGACTCTGGCACGCTTCCAACAGGCATCGTTGCAAGCCCGTAGGCACGGAAAGTATGCGTGAGTCGGTCGGCCATGCCCATGGGGTCGCCATCCGACACGTTGTAGATTCGGTTGCGC from Pseudomonadota bacterium includes these protein-coding regions:
- a CDS encoding ABC transporter substrate-binding protein yields the protein MKAATNWCNGTALAFALAASMAAAVYGAQGSLVDPTRPGARASSEIVVRQGKRGLVDASGRFVPLRHYKRIMPASLVASSLLHALCEPDRIVAYKGAGSAPPAFAYRFSGKPVAPDFFDIEAVLSLAPDLVLLNSINRADSLERLREVGIVVFDLGSMRGLRTLIPNLRSVAVLLGRSERGAEIARRLVARMQALAWRIPVHERKGGLYVGMYGDKLLGGTRGTSYHDVLSAAGLIDVAAKRFRGWPSYSAEQLLQLQPEVVVTRTGGTRMLCGYPGLESLLACSEHGRVIEIDPSLLSDPGLDMLEAAEALHEALYPEP
- a CDS encoding iron ABC transporter permease — its product is MTVPRRLGFSYLFLAAIVLVAVALSLIAGSGDLTDEALRQPLLRLRALRTGAAFVAGATLAAGGVVVQGLFRNPLASPSVLGTTAGAALGGKAALLVLEAFIARGVARQVAPEMLLPLGCVAGSLLALAVLVAVHRQGDDLVVLLLTGFLLSALFIAMGGFVTSLAQERWELARAMISFSLGDVSGVGLQRLLLASPLAFAGIAAAWLWSRPLDLMLSGEDEARSLGVDVRQLRFWCVAWTAVLTAAAVSLGGNVGFVGLIVPHALRPFVGVEHGALLPACVLAGGGFVVGCDALTRLLPTQSELPLGVVTGLIGGPVFLMLLVRSRREVLYG
- a CDS encoding ABC transporter ATP-binding protein, with product MAEVSQAGDGTPPGAAVRAAGMAQTKEALCVTGLSVSRGSRRIVHGIDLSIRYGEVFAVVGPNGAGKSTLLRAVCGLLPYSGSVSISGTRLDGLSLPERARRLALVPQHTSLRSALPVRSVVLQGRYAHRGGLARWRAQDYQRSEEAMKRVDVARFASRPFTRLSFGEQRRVMLARVLATGARILCFDEPTASLDVAHALRFYELLGQLASEGRCVLVVLHQLSEVLRYSQRALLLHYGRPVAIGASEQVLSGAAVRQVYGVELLAGAGLGYRLVDKP
- a CDS encoding TolC family protein — its product is MRQPLPERPLAIGMLLAALGCCSTAAQATNGEPQPLGLQRAIQYALAGNVQLKRERVRFVVAQANTYAARGLFDFVLSVNADYAQRRTPPAVRGGLNAGLRTSQDLSLSLTRPLETGGSVALTLEGGRVGSDVAFDCGRADQTKCAFYDSRWRLSFNHPLLRGLGVEVAMAEVRRSKLQEDLSLLNRHARAVVIVRDVVHHYWEMAYATRDLSIRRDALMLARQQLQRTRALIRAGRTAPSEVAAVELAIANRKRDVALAEQTLTLRGLALRRDFGLQAKPGISYVVSESATVQPYPPAVQELIQLALAFSPQLQSLRKGIELNDVDIRTALATTRPRLDFVASLGSTGRKPDMADSIGQMASLQQSTWSMGLRFELPLENRRASGAHWAALWNREGSQWEAEAFELELRESVVRTALELETAARRIELAEAAVRAAQQNLAAEQARFGAGQSTNNDVLQRQQELKEAELGVLRASIDWLISEASLDALSGRLLERLGLRLEGL